From Staphylococcus delphini, one genomic window encodes:
- a CDS encoding Cof-type HAD-IIB family hydrolase yields MKPDLVVMDMDDTLMTSENRVSDKTTAYLLLLQKNGVKIALASGRPTAGMLPTAKALKMDEFGSYIMSYNGAQTIELSSEKVVSKIVIEKAEFDKIVDFCREHELFVLTYHDDTIIYEGEHEYMNIESELTGLPMKKVDDIKDYIQDAVPKVMGVDYEDHIAELIKNMNGEFDNEVDMTTSKPFFLEFMSKGVSKGEAIQKLAERLDLDVNQMVAFGDSANDIEMFKVVGKAVAMDNASDEVKSYADMVTKSHDKDGIPYALDQILS; encoded by the coding sequence ATGAAACCAGATTTAGTCGTTATGGACATGGATGACACGCTAATGACGTCCGAAAACCGTGTCTCTGATAAAACAACAGCATATTTATTATTACTTCAAAAAAATGGCGTAAAAATCGCACTCGCCTCAGGTCGTCCAACAGCGGGGATGTTACCGACTGCAAAGGCTTTAAAGATGGATGAATTTGGAAGTTATATTATGAGTTACAATGGGGCTCAAACGATTGAACTTTCTAGTGAAAAAGTCGTTTCGAAAATAGTCATTGAAAAAGCAGAATTCGATAAAATTGTAGACTTTTGCCGTGAACATGAACTTTTCGTATTAACTTACCATGACGATACGATTATTTATGAAGGCGAACATGAATATATGAATATCGAATCAGAGTTGACAGGACTGCCTATGAAAAAAGTGGACGATATTAAAGACTATATTCAAGACGCTGTGCCTAAAGTGATGGGTGTCGACTATGAAGATCATATTGCAGAATTGATTAAAAATATGAATGGCGAATTTGATAACGAGGTTGATATGACAACGAGCAAGCCATTTTTCCTTGAATTTATGAGTAAAGGTGTCTCTAAAGGAGAAGCGATTCAAAAATTAGCTGAACGTTTAGATTTAGATGTGAATCAAATGGTCGCATTCGGTGACAGTGCAAATGATATTGAAATGTTTAAAGTGGTCGGAAAAGCCGTTGCGATGGACAATGCGTCAGATGAAGTGAAATCTTATGCGGATATGGTCACAAAAAGTCACGATAAAGATGGTATTCCGTACGCATTAGATCAAATATTGTCATAA
- the thrB gene encoding homoserine kinase: MKKQLHLEIPASTANLGCGFDSIGMALNKFLRIDAHIIKGDQWCFIHNGPHLVGLPEDETHYIYKIAQQVATQYDVSLPALEINMYSDIPLARGLGSSASALVGALFIANYFGDIELSQYELLQLATQIEGHPDNVAPTIYGGLVVGYHNAETKVTSIAHIEVPDVDFIISIPEYELETVEARKVLPDSITHQDAVKYSAISNTMISAFIQHHYELAGQMMEQDGLHEPYRQHLIRDFEAVKRIAHEHGAYATVISGAGPTILTMIKKENSGPLVRALRQHVDDCHSELATVNTSGVVSKVTHHF, translated from the coding sequence ATAAAAAAACAACTACATTTAGAGATTCCGGCTTCAACAGCGAACTTAGGCTGTGGATTTGATTCCATTGGTATGGCGCTGAATAAATTTTTACGTATTGACGCCCATATTATTAAGGGCGATCAATGGTGTTTTATTCACAATGGTCCACATCTCGTTGGCTTGCCTGAAGACGAAACACATTACATTTACAAAATTGCGCAACAAGTCGCTACTCAATATGACGTGTCTCTACCGGCGCTTGAAATTAATATGTACAGTGATATTCCATTAGCACGTGGTTTAGGTTCATCTGCTTCAGCATTAGTGGGGGCTTTATTTATCGCTAATTACTTTGGAGATATTGAGTTATCGCAGTACGAATTATTGCAATTGGCGACACAAATTGAAGGGCATCCAGATAATGTCGCACCAACGATTTATGGTGGCTTGGTTGTCGGCTATCATAATGCTGAAACAAAAGTGACAAGTATTGCGCATATCGAAGTGCCGGATGTTGACTTTATTATTTCCATACCCGAGTACGAGCTTGAAACGGTGGAAGCACGCAAAGTTCTACCTGACAGTATTACACATCAAGATGCAGTTAAATATAGTGCTATTAGTAATACGATGATCAGTGCTTTCATTCAACATCATTATGAACTCGCTGGACAAATGATGGAACAAGATGGATTGCACGAGCCGTATCGTCAACATTTAATTCGTGATTTTGAAGCGGTAAAACGCATTGCACACGAACATGGCGCATATGCGACTGTGATTTCCGGTGCGGGTCCAACAATTTTAACAATGATTAAAAAAGAAAACAGTGGGCCACTCGTGCGTGCTTTGCGCCAACATGTTGATGATTGTCATTCTGAACTTGCCACTGTCAATACATCAGGTGTCGTATCGAAAGTGACACATCATTTTTAA
- the thrC gene encoding threonine synthase, with product MKLWKGLVEEYKAFLPVDENTPKVTLNEGHTPLIYCDTISEMLGIELYVKYEGANPTGSFKDRGMVMAVTKAKEQGKKMVICASTGNTSASAAAYAARAGLKAIVVIPEGKIALGKLSQAVMYGAEIVSIEGNFDEALEIVKEVAEDGEIELVNSVNPYRIEGQKTSAFEIVEQLDDQAPDILAIPVGNAGNITAYWKGFKTYEEKYQTGLPHMFGFQAAGAAPIVNNQVVKNPETIATAIRIGNPASWKQAVQAIEESDGLIEAVTDEEILEAYQLMTAKEGIFSEPASNASIAGLIKLHRQGKLPQGKKVVAVLTGNGLKDPDTAIGLLENPIQALPNHKESIVQYIKDALK from the coding sequence ATGAAATTATGGAAAGGTCTTGTTGAAGAATACAAAGCATTTCTACCAGTAGATGAAAATACTCCGAAAGTGACGTTAAATGAAGGGCACACACCCCTCATTTATTGTGACACGATTTCAGAGATGTTAGGCATTGAACTTTATGTTAAATATGAAGGGGCCAATCCAACTGGTTCATTCAAAGATCGAGGCATGGTCATGGCAGTCACAAAAGCGAAAGAGCAAGGTAAGAAAATGGTTATCTGTGCCTCAACAGGGAATACATCGGCTTCTGCTGCGGCATATGCGGCGCGTGCAGGTTTGAAAGCGATTGTCGTCATTCCTGAAGGTAAGATTGCACTAGGAAAGTTATCGCAAGCTGTCATGTATGGTGCTGAAATCGTCTCTATTGAAGGGAACTTTGACGAGGCACTAGAAATCGTTAAAGAAGTTGCTGAAGATGGAGAAATCGAATTAGTTAACTCAGTCAACCCGTATCGTATTGAAGGTCAAAAAACGAGTGCTTTTGAAATTGTTGAGCAGTTAGATGACCAAGCACCAGATATTTTAGCTATCCCTGTAGGTAACGCCGGAAATATTACGGCATATTGGAAAGGCTTTAAAACGTATGAAGAAAAATATCAAACAGGCTTACCACATATGTTTGGATTCCAAGCGGCTGGTGCAGCACCTATCGTTAACAACCAAGTCGTTAAAAACCCTGAAACAATTGCCACAGCGATTCGTATCGGTAATCCTGCAAGTTGGAAGCAAGCAGTTCAAGCGATTGAAGAATCTGACGGTTTAATTGAAGCAGTCACAGATGAAGAAATTTTAGAAGCGTATCAACTGATGACTGCTAAAGAGGGCATTTTTAGCGAACCTGCAAGTAACGCATCGATTGCCGGATTGATCAAATTACATCGCCAAGGAAAATTGCCTCAAGGTAAAAAAGTAGTTGCAGTTTTAACGGGAAATGGTTTGAAAGATCCAGATACGGCGATTGGTTTATTAGAAAATCCTATTCAAGCATTACCAAATCATAAAGAAAGTATCGTTCAATACATTAAGGACGCGTTAAAATGA
- a CDS encoding homoserine dehydrogenase, with translation MKQLNVALLGLGTVGSGVVKIIEENHQQIKETIQKDIQIKHILVRDKSKKRPLNISRYHLTEDVNDILNDDDVDIIIEVMGGIEPTVDWLKAALSQKKHVITANKDLLAVHLRVLEDLAEANGVALKYEASVAGGIPIVNAINNGLNANNISKFMGIFNGTSNFILTKMTEDGAPYETALQEAQDLGFAEADPTDDVEGIDAARKVVITSYLSFNQVITLNDVKTEGISSVTPQDIDAAKALGYKIKLIGKGSYAQGKIDASVRPTLIAHAHQLAAVENEYNAIYVIGDAVGETMFYGKGAGSLATGSAVVSDLLNVALQFESNLHTLPPHFELKTEATKEMMDDGETVTLKEKESYYFVVNTPEVSLKQVESTIKSHLPFHKSLQVIELSSTTFAGIVVGIDTDPTSYVEQEADYQVEKIYPVEGV, from the coding sequence ATGAAACAACTTAATGTTGCATTATTAGGATTAGGGACTGTCGGTTCAGGAGTCGTTAAGATTATTGAAGAGAACCACCAGCAAATTAAAGAAACAATTCAAAAAGATATTCAGATTAAGCATATTTTGGTTCGAGATAAATCCAAAAAGCGACCGCTGAACATTTCACGTTATCATTTGACAGAAGATGTGAATGATATTTTAAATGATGACGATGTGGATATTATCATTGAGGTGATGGGTGGTATTGAGCCGACTGTAGACTGGTTAAAAGCAGCATTAAGTCAAAAGAAACACGTGATTACTGCCAATAAAGACTTATTAGCGGTGCACCTTCGTGTCTTAGAAGATTTAGCTGAAGCAAACGGTGTCGCACTCAAATATGAAGCAAGTGTTGCAGGGGGTATCCCAATTGTCAATGCCATTAACAACGGTTTAAATGCGAATAACATTAGTAAATTTATGGGAATCTTTAATGGTACTTCCAATTTTATTTTGACAAAGATGACAGAGGACGGCGCACCTTATGAAACAGCATTACAAGAAGCACAAGATTTAGGCTTCGCTGAGGCAGACCCAACTGATGACGTAGAAGGTATTGACGCAGCACGTAAAGTCGTTATCACATCTTATTTATCATTTAATCAGGTCATTACGTTAAATGACGTTAAAACAGAAGGTATCAGTAGTGTGACACCGCAAGATATCGATGCGGCAAAAGCGTTAGGCTACAAAATTAAACTTATCGGTAAAGGCTCATATGCGCAAGGCAAAATTGATGCGTCCGTTCGTCCAACGCTTATTGCACATGCACACCAACTCGCAGCTGTCGAGAATGAGTACAACGCGATTTACGTCATAGGTGATGCAGTCGGTGAGACGATGTTTTACGGTAAAGGCGCTGGAAGTTTAGCTACAGGTTCAGCAGTTGTGAGTGACTTACTCAATGTTGCATTACAATTCGAATCGAACTTACACACATTACCACCGCATTTTGAATTAAAAACGGAAGCAACGAAAGAAATGATGGACGACGGTGAAACAGTGACATTAAAAGAAAAGGAAAGTTATTATTTTGTAGTGAATACGCCTGAAGTTTCACTCAAACAAGTGGAATCCACTATAAAAAGTCATTTACCTTTCCATAAATCGCTTCAAGTGATTGAACTCTCATCGACAACATTTGCAGGCATTGTTGTTGGAATTGACACTGATCCGACATCTTATGTTGAACAAGAAGCTGATTATCAAGTTGAAAAAATTTATCCAGTTGAAGGAGTTTGA
- a CDS encoding aspartate kinase — MKVSKFGGSSVASAEQIKKVLNIVNSDSERRIIIVSAPGKRYSDDVKTTDLLIRLYEKVINQLDYTHKKQEILNRFKDIIDELPLETDILTEIDRTLELHIATLKDTPERLLDALKSSGENFNAQIIAAYNNEQGVPTIYLSPQEAGIIVTDDPGNAQILESSYDKIKEIRNTDKKIIIPGFFGYSETEHIVTFPRGGSDITGAIVARGVKADLYENFTDVSGIFRANPTVIKHPEVIHEITYREMRELSYAGFGVFHDEALQPLYRYRIPVVIKNTNRPSDKGTYIVHDREINHDKVVSGISCDKGFTSINIKKYLMNRQVGFTVKILEILAKYNISFDHMPSGIDNISIIMRSNQLAGKEQKVLEEIRHYCQIDELNVEHDLAILMIVGEGMSSTVGTANKITDALAQANINLKMINQGSSEISMMFGISTKDAEAAVKACYEHCYKR; from the coding sequence ATGAAAGTATCAAAATTTGGAGGCAGTTCAGTCGCATCAGCTGAACAAATTAAAAAAGTATTAAATATCGTAAATAGTGATTCTGAAAGACGTATTATTATCGTATCCGCACCAGGAAAACGATATAGCGATGATGTCAAGACAACTGATCTACTCATTAGGTTGTATGAAAAAGTGATTAACCAACTCGATTATACACATAAAAAACAAGAGATTCTTAATCGCTTCAAAGATATTATTGATGAATTACCATTAGAAACAGATATTCTCACTGAGATTGATCGTACACTCGAATTACACATTGCCACTTTAAAAGATACACCTGAACGCTTGCTCGATGCCTTAAAATCATCAGGTGAAAACTTTAATGCACAAATCATTGCTGCATACAATAACGAACAAGGTGTCCCGACGATATACTTATCACCACAAGAAGCGGGCATCATTGTAACGGATGATCCAGGCAACGCACAAATTTTAGAATCGAGTTACGATAAAATTAAAGAAATTAGAAATACAGATAAAAAAATTATTATTCCTGGCTTTTTCGGCTATTCAGAAACGGAGCATATTGTGACATTCCCACGAGGCGGCTCTGATATTACAGGTGCAATTGTCGCAAGAGGTGTCAAAGCGGATTTATATGAAAACTTTACGGATGTATCAGGTATTTTCCGTGCCAATCCAACAGTCATTAAACATCCTGAAGTCATTCATGAAATTACATATCGCGAAATGCGTGAGTTGTCATATGCTGGCTTTGGTGTGTTTCATGACGAGGCTTTACAACCGCTTTATCGCTATCGTATCCCTGTAGTCATTAAAAATACGAATCGTCCGAGTGATAAAGGGACATATATTGTGCACGACCGTGAGATCAACCATGACAAAGTCGTTTCAGGTATTAGTTGTGACAAAGGTTTTACAAGTATTAACATTAAAAAGTATTTGATGAATAGACAAGTCGGTTTTACAGTTAAAATTTTAGAAATATTGGCAAAATATAACATTTCATTTGATCATATGCCATCTGGAATTGACAACATTAGTATTATTATGCGTTCGAATCAGCTTGCTGGCAAAGAACAAAAAGTTTTAGAGGAAATTCGCCATTATTGTCAAATTGACGAATTGAATGTTGAACATGACTTAGCCATATTAATGATTGTCGGTGAAGGTATGAGTTCTACAGTCGGTACCGCCAATAAAATTACCGACGCTTTAGCACAAGCCAATATCAACTTAAAAATGATCAACCAAGGCTCTTCAGAAATTTCGATGATGTTCGGGATTTCAACAAAAGATGCCGAAGCTGCTGTAAAAGCCTGTTATGAACATTGTTACAAACGTTAA
- a CDS encoding transcriptional regulator, SarA/Rot family codes for MNNHFDMETEAIFFYESNRKKIISELKKQHGLKLNDILFLYHLKTTNSRRISLHKVKQSIDFSLMEIHKSLTALTEKNIIGKERSTEDERKVFITIDDAQAENMQQLLDNFNQIQKDILQ; via the coding sequence ATGAACAACCATTTTGATATGGAGACAGAAGCTATCTTCTTTTACGAATCAAATAGAAAGAAAATTATCAGTGAACTTAAGAAACAACATGGCCTAAAACTGAATGACATTTTGTTTTTATATCACCTGAAAACGACAAATAGTCGTCGTATTTCATTACACAAAGTCAAACAATCAATTGATTTTAGTTTAATGGAGATACATAAATCGTTAACGGCCTTAACAGAAAAAAATATCATTGGTAAAGAACGTTCTACAGAAGATGAACGGAAAGTCTTCATTACAATTGATGATGCACAAGCAGAAAATATGCAACAACTGCTTGATAACTTCAATCAAATTCAAAAAGACATTTTACAATAA
- the nucI gene encoding thermonuclease NucI — translation MKKITAGIIILIIAVIVLAFQYVNSDGPFKKSEGDMRGETYLVKRVIDGDTIIVDKDGQDERVRLIGVDTPETVKPNTPVQPYGKAASDFTKKHLTHQRVKLEYDRERQDKYGRTLAYVWLGDEMFNVTLAKEGLARAKFYRPNEKYRILIEQAQKEAQKQHLNIWDQKSH, via the coding sequence ATGAAAAAGATAACAGCAGGCATCATTATCCTTATCATCGCAGTCATCGTCTTAGCATTTCAATATGTGAATAGTGACGGACCTTTCAAAAAGTCAGAAGGGGACATGAGAGGTGAAACTTACCTCGTTAAACGTGTCATTGATGGCGATACGATTATTGTGGATAAAGATGGACAAGATGAACGTGTTCGATTAATCGGAGTAGACACGCCAGAAACTGTCAAACCGAATACACCTGTACAACCATACGGCAAAGCAGCTTCAGATTTTACTAAAAAACATTTAACGCATCAACGTGTCAAATTAGAGTATGATCGTGAACGACAGGATAAATATGGCCGCACACTGGCATACGTTTGGTTAGGTGATGAAATGTTTAACGTGACATTGGCGAAAGAAGGTTTAGCTCGGGCGAAGTTTTATCGACCTAACGAAAAGTATCGTATTTTAATTGAACAAGCGCAAAAAGAAGCGCAAAAGCAACACCTCAATATTTGGGATCAAAAAAGTCATTGA